AGCTATGATATCTCCCCGATGATAGTAATTCCCCGCATACACTTCGAAATGGTCAATCGGTCCGCCCACCCGAAAAGAGAGTTCGGTCTCCTTGAATGGTTTGGCAATAAACGAAAATTCACGCTCGGCAGAAGGAACCAGCATTTCCGCTTCCGCCACTTTTACCCGTACAGGCTCGTTTGTTTTCTTCTCACCCTTACCACACGATGTGAGTAGGCAAAGACAAAAAATACACAATGAAAAATTAGTCGTTGTCATTCTATTCTACATTAGTTACGTTGTCAACGGCACGAAAGTAACGGAAAGAAGAAAAAAGAACCGGAATTTAATTTCCGAAGCGGAAAAAGAAAGAGCTAAAACGGAAAAAGAAAAGATGAAAATTTGAGCCTTTTATCGTACTTATGTGTTTCCTTACTATCTTTGCAGTTCGAATATATACCACAATATCAATTTATGACTGAAGAAAAAATACATATAGAACGTCATGGCAGCTGGTGGGCACTGAGTCCGTTACTCGTCTTTCTCTGCCTTTATCTGGTAACTTCCATTCTTGTTAATGACTTTTATAAAGTACCCATCACTGTGGCTTTCCTCGTGTCTTCCTGTTACGCAATTGCCATTACGCGGGGGTTGAAGCTCGACCAGCGAATCTACCAGTTCTCCGTAGGAGCCGCCAACAAGAATATTCTTCTGATGATATGGATATTCATCCTTGCCGGAGCTTTCGCACAAAGCGCCAAGCAGATGGGAGCTATTGATGCAACCGTCAATCTGACACTGCATATCCTCCCTGATAATCTGCTATTGGCCGGGATATTCATTGCCGCCTGTTTTATCTCATTATCCATCGGAACCAGTGTAGGGACGATTGTAGCCCTTACTCCGGTTGCTGTCGGTCTGGCCGAAAAGACAGAGATCGCCCTTCCGTTTATGGTAGCAGTCGTTGTCGGAGGTTCTTTCTTTGGAGATAACCTGTCGTTTATATCCGATACCACCATTGCCTCAACCAAAACTCAGGAATGCGTGATGCGTGATAAGTTTCGGGTAAATTCCATGATTGTAGTTCCGGCAGCGATTATCGTACTGGGAATCTATATTTTTCAAGGACTATCCATCACTGCACCCGCGCAAGTACAGACTATCGAATGGATAAAAGTCATACCTTATATAATAGTACTGGGAACAGCCATTGCCGGAATGAACGTGATGCTGGTATTAATAATAGGTATCCTGACCAGCGGTATCATCGGCATAGCTACCGGGAGTTTTGACGTATTCGATTGGTTTGGAGCAATGGGTACGGGTATCACAGGCATGGGTGAATTGATTATTATCACATTACTGGCAGGCGGTATGCTCGAAACAATCCGTTATAACGGAGGTATCGATTTCATCATCAAAAAACTGACCCGTCACGTCAACAGCAAGCGTGGTGCGGAACTGAGTATCGCTGCTCTGGTAAGTATCGCCAACCTATGCACTGCCAACAATACGATTGCCATCATCACCACAGGGCCGATTGCAAAGGATATTGCAAAGAGATTCCATCTCGACCGGAGAAAAACAGCCAGTATCCTGGATACATTCTCCTGTCTGATACAAGGCATCATACCCTATGGGGCACAAATGCTGATCGCTGCCGGATTGGCCAACATCTCTCCTATCAGTATTATCGGCAATCTCTATTATCCGTTTACGATGGGAGTCTGTGCCCTGCTCGCTATCCTGTTCCGATATCCGAGGAGGTATTCATAAGAAAAAGAAAGGAAATATTTGTCAATCAAAAGAAAAGCTGTATCTTTGCGCCCGCTATTACGAGTTAGTAGCATAATTCAAATCATTAATTAAAAACAATTATTAAAAATGGCAACTAGAATCAGATTGCAAAGACACGGACGTAAAAGTTACGCGTTTTATTCAATTGTAATTGCAGACAGCAGAGCACCACGTGATGGTAAATTTATTGAGAAGATTGGTACTTACAACCCGAACACCAATCCTGCTACAGTAGATTTGAATTTCGACGCTGCATTGGCATGGGTACTGAAAGGTGCACAACCAAGTGACACTGTACGTAATATCCTTTCTCGTGAAGGTGTTTACATGAAGAAACATCTTCTTGGCGGTGTTGCAAAAGGCGCATTCGGAGAAGCAGAAGCAGAAGCTAAATTCGAAGCTTGGAAGAACAACAAACAGTCAGGTCTGGCTGCTTTGAAAGCTAAGCAAGACGAAGAAAAGAAAGCTGAAGCTAAAGCACGTCTGGAAGCAGAAAAGAAGATCAACGAAGTGAAAGCAAAAGCACTCGCTGAAAAGAAAGCTGCTGAAGCTGCTGAAAAAGCTGCTGCTGAAGCACCTGCAGAAGAAGCAACTGAAGCTCCGGCTGAAGAAGCTGCTGCAACAGAAGCTGCTGCTGAATAAATTTCGGCAGGTTCCTAACAAGACATTTGGAAAAAGCTATAAATCCTCTTCGGTTCGCCGAAGGGGATTTTTTTTATTTCCTGCTATAGAACATATTAAAACAGTTCTCTACTTCTGAATAAATTTCTTTTCTTTGCAACAGCATAGCTCAGCACAGTCATTTATCTTATAACAGTATGAGACGAACTGATAAAAAGAAAACATTCGGTCAACAGTCCAGCAAAGTTACGCAATTAGCGGATACATTAAGCCAGGCGATTTCCATGAAAAAATTTCGTGAAGGAGATTCTTTGCCTTCCATCAATCAGTTAAGTGCAGAATATGGAGTATCACGCGATACCGTTTTCAAGGCCTTTCTTGATTTGCGCGAACGGGGACTGATCGATTCCACTCCGGGAAAAGGATATTATGTAACCAGTCAGGTGACCAATGTCCTGCTCCTGCTCGACCAGTACACTCCTTTTAAAGAAGCCCTTTACAATAGTTTCGTCAAACATCTGCCTATTAATTACAAAGTAGACTTGCTGTTTCATCAATATAATGAACGGCTTTTCAATACCATTATCCGCGAATCTGTCGGAAAATATAATAAATACATAGTGATGAATTTCGATAATGAGAAATTCAGTATGGTTCTCAATAAGATTCATCCAACAAAATTATTGCTTCTTGACTTCGGTAAATTCGAGAAAGAAAAGTATTCTTATATCTGTCAGGATTTTGATGAAGCTTTCTATCAGGCATTACTCATGCTGAAGGAGAAACTACGGCACTACCCACAACTTGTTCTGTTATTCTCTAAAAATCTGAAGCATCCCCAAAGCAGTAAAGAGTATTTTACCCGTTTTTGTGAGGAACAAGGATTTTTATGCGAAATTCAGGAAGATATCGAGAATCTGACCGTACGCAAAGGAGTAGTCTACATAGCCATCAAGCAACAAGATGTAGTGAAGGTTGTGAAACAAGGAAGACTGGAAGGACTGAAATGCGGAAAAGATTTCGGTCTGTTGGCATACAATGATATTCCTTCCTACGAAGTGATCGACGAAGGAATTACTTCATTGAGTATTGATTGGGAGATGATGGGAAATGAAGCGGCAAACTTTGTCCTGAACAATGTCCCGATACAAAAGTACCTGCCTACCGAAGTAAGACTCCGAAAGTCCCTGTGATTTTTTTTGCTGTATTTACAGCACAGTTCAGCACAGATATTAACCACTAAATAACAAAAAAATTAAGAAACCATGAAAAAGTATCCGAAAATCGGGATTCGTCCCACTATCGACGGTCGCCAGGGCGGTGTTCGTGAAAGCCTTGAAGAAAAGACAATGAACCTTGCCAAAGCAGTAGCTGAGTTAATCAGCAATAATCTGAAGAACGGTGACGGAAGTCCTGTAGAATGTATTATTGCAGACAATACTATCGGACGTGTAGCCGAAAGCGCTGCTTGCGCAGAGAAATTCGAAAGAGAAGGCGTTGGGTCTACTATCACTGTTACCTCCTGCTGGTGCTATGGTGCGGAGACAATGGATATGAATCCTCATTACCCGAAAGCTGTCTGGGGCTTCAACGGAACCGAGCGTCCGGGAGCAGTATACCTTGCAGCCGTATTGGCAGGACACGCACAAAAAGGACTCCCTGCATTCGGTATTTACGGACGCGATGTGCAAGACCTCGACGATAATACAATTCCTGAAGACGTAGCGGAAAAAATTCTTCGTTTTGCACGTGCCGCACAGGCAGTAGCAACGATGAGAGGCAAATCTTATCTGTCAATGGGTAGTGTATCAATGGGTATCGCCGGCTCTATTGTCAACCCCGACTTCTTCCAGGAATATCTGGGAATGCGCAATGAGTCAATTGACCTGACGGAAATCATCCGCCGCATGGAAGAAGGTATCTATGACCACGAAGAATATGCCAAAGCAATGGCATGGACTGAAAAATACTGCAAAGTAAATGAAGGAGAAGACTTCAAGAACCGCCCGGAGAAACGCAAAAAGCGCGAACAAAAAGATGCTGACTGGGAATTTGTCGTGAAGATGATGATCATCATGCGTGACCTGATGACCGGAAACCCGAAACTGAAAGAAATGGGATTCAAGGAAGAAGCTTTGGGACACAATGCTATCGCTGCCGG
This sequence is a window from Bacteroides thetaiotaomicron VPI-5482. Protein-coding genes within it:
- the fucI gene encoding L-fucose isomerase, with protein sequence MKKYPKIGIRPTIDGRQGGVRESLEEKTMNLAKAVAELISNNLKNGDGSPVECIIADNTIGRVAESAACAEKFEREGVGSTITVTSCWCYGAETMDMNPHYPKAVWGFNGTERPGAVYLAAVLAGHAQKGLPAFGIYGRDVQDLDDNTIPEDVAEKILRFARAAQAVATMRGKSYLSMGSVSMGIAGSIVNPDFFQEYLGMRNESIDLTEIIRRMEEGIYDHEEYAKAMAWTEKYCKVNEGEDFKNRPEKRKKREQKDADWEFVVKMMIIMRDLMTGNPKLKEMGFKEEALGHNAIAAGFQGQRQWTDFYPNGDYPEALLNTSFDWNGIREAFVVATENDACNGVAMLFGHLLTNRAQIFSDVRTYWSPEAVKRVTGKELTGLAANGIIHLINSGATTLDGSGQSLDAEGNPVMKEPWNLTDADVENCLKATTWYPADRDYFRGGGFSSNFLSKGGMPVTMMRLNLIKGLGPVLQIAEGWTVEIDPEIHQKLNMRTDPTWPTTWFVPRLCDKSAFKDVYSVMNNWGANHGAISYGHIGQDLITLASMLRIPVCMHNVDENEIFRPTAWNAFGMDKEGADYRACTTYGPIYK
- a CDS encoding GntR family transcriptional regulator, with product MRRTDKKKTFGQQSSKVTQLADTLSQAISMKKFREGDSLPSINQLSAEYGVSRDTVFKAFLDLRERGLIDSTPGKGYYVTSQVTNVLLLLDQYTPFKEALYNSFVKHLPINYKVDLLFHQYNERLFNTIIRESVGKYNKYIVMNFDNEKFSMVLNKIHPTKLLLLDFGKFEKEKYSYICQDFDEAFYQALLMLKEKLRHYPQLVLLFSKNLKHPQSSKEYFTRFCEEQGFLCEIQEDIENLTVRKGVVYIAIKQQDVVKVVKQGRLEGLKCGKDFGLLAYNDIPSYEVIDEGITSLSIDWEMMGNEAANFVLNNVPIQKYLPTEVRLRKSL
- a CDS encoding 30S ribosomal protein S16, with the protein product MATRIRLQRHGRKSYAFYSIVIADSRAPRDGKFIEKIGTYNPNTNPATVDLNFDAALAWVLKGAQPSDTVRNILSREGVYMKKHLLGGVAKGAFGEAEAEAKFEAWKNNKQSGLAALKAKQDEEKKAEAKARLEAEKKINEVKAKALAEKKAAEAAEKAAAEAPAEEATEAPAEEAAATEAAAE
- a CDS encoding Na+/H+ antiporter NhaC family protein, whose protein sequence is MTEEKIHIERHGSWWALSPLLVFLCLYLVTSILVNDFYKVPITVAFLVSSCYAIAITRGLKLDQRIYQFSVGAANKNILLMIWIFILAGAFAQSAKQMGAIDATVNLTLHILPDNLLLAGIFIAACFISLSIGTSVGTIVALTPVAVGLAEKTEIALPFMVAVVVGGSFFGDNLSFISDTTIASTKTQECVMRDKFRVNSMIVVPAAIIVLGIYIFQGLSITAPAQVQTIEWIKVIPYIIVLGTAIAGMNVMLVLIIGILTSGIIGIATGSFDVFDWFGAMGTGITGMGELIIITLLAGGMLETIRYNGGIDFIIKKLTRHVNSKRGAELSIAALVSIANLCTANNTIAIITTGPIAKDIAKRFHLDRRKTASILDTFSCLIQGIIPYGAQMLIAAGLANISPISIIGNLYYPFTMGVCALLAILFRYPRRYS